A part of Candidatus Marsarchaeota archaeon genomic DNA contains:
- a CDS encoding NUDIX domain-containing protein: MRFEYSAGIMLYKKSSQKVKFLLLLRSDGSPDIPKGHIEKGENAMEAALRETYEETGIRATPDKYFSFSTYYWFVDEGEKVKKYIKIFIADADGASVRISKEHSSYIWADAAEAIEMYKSHKFNTSYIEEAAAYVEKLSMLSELNSIYAELPNVSKAWDLSRNFVKGEGPANAKIMVIGQAPGNNEDKSGRPFVGKAGQLLDQLLSDAGIKRQEVYITSVVQFMPPKNRAPTGREIDMCKPFLFNQISIIKPKLLVLLGSVAAQTLCGVKEVMKEHGNIIKAAEMSYFITLHPAAAVRIRKNLPIIKGDFKKLGAYVKSEIDSKP; this comes from the coding sequence TCTTCGCAGAAAGTAAAATTTCTGCTGCTTCTGCGTTCCGATGGCTCCCCAGACATACCAAAAGGGCATATAGAAAAGGGCGAGAATGCCATGGAAGCGGCATTGCGCGAAACATACGAGGAAACAGGCATAAGGGCGACTCCAGACAAGTATTTTTCATTTTCCACATACTATTGGTTCGTAGACGAGGGCGAGAAGGTAAAGAAGTACATAAAAATATTCATTGCAGATGCAGATGGCGCCAGCGTACGCATATCCAAAGAGCATAGCTCTTATATCTGGGCTGATGCAGCAGAAGCCATAGAGATGTACAAATCGCACAAGTTCAACACTTCATACATCGAAGAGGCTGCAGCATATGTAGAAAAGCTTTCCATGCTTTCAGAGCTTAACTCGATATATGCCGAGCTGCCGAACGTTTCGAAGGCGTGGGACCTAAGCAGGAATTTCGTAAAAGGCGAAGGCCCTGCAAATGCAAAGATAATGGTAATCGGCCAGGCACCGGGGAACAACGAGGATAAAAGCGGAAGGCCTTTCGTCGGCAAGGCCGGGCAGCTGCTCGACCAGCTGCTGTCAGATGCAGGCATCAAGCGCCAAGAGGTTTACATAACCAGCGTAGTGCAGTTCATGCCTCCGAAAAACAGGGCACCGACAGGGCGCGAAATAGACATGTGCAAGCCATTCCTGTTTAACCAGATCTCCATAATAAAGCCAAAGCTGCTAGTGCTTCTGGGATCTGTAGCTGCGCAAACCTTATGCGGAGTTAAGGAGGTTATGAAGGAGCACGGTAATATTATAAAAGCCGCGGAAATGTCGTATTTCATAACGCTGCACCCTGCCGCTGCTGTAAGGATCCGCAAGAACCTGCCAATAATAAAAGGCGATTTCAAAAAGCTAGGCGCCTATGTAAAGAGCGAGATAGATTCAAAGCCATAA
- a CDS encoding NOP58 family protein: MEDDFEELRKSLIKKTKERISKDYESEEYALMQAINAYNETLKVYNTLYERLAEWYSLYFPELPLQQQKSLADLVMVLNTERDIGAGALQGIFEDRNKAESIAAKAASSIGRRMTAEEKDTILEYAKLYKQAEQTLKALEGYMKASAGRIMPNTTYLTDEKIAAELLAKAGSMERLATFPSSTIQLLGAEKALFKHIKFGSKPPKYGSIFKLPAISNARHDIRGKIARMYAAKIAMALKADYYSKKFIADKLMSDLEAGIKKANESPEKPKKQTSWKMGSTRNIGRQRRRR, from the coding sequence TTGGAGGATGATTTTGAAGAGCTTAGGAAAAGCCTCATAAAAAAGACAAAAGAGCGCATAAGCAAGGATTACGAGAGCGAGGAGTACGCGCTCATGCAGGCGATAAACGCATACAACGAAACATTGAAGGTATACAATACGCTTTATGAGAGGCTTGCAGAATGGTACAGCCTTTATTTCCCCGAATTGCCGCTGCAGCAGCAGAAGTCTCTCGCAGACCTTGTGATGGTGCTCAATACCGAAAGGGATATCGGCGCAGGAGCGCTGCAGGGTATTTTTGAGGACAGGAATAAAGCTGAGTCTATAGCTGCCAAGGCCGCTTCAAGCATAGGCAGGCGCATGACTGCCGAGGAGAAGGATACCATTCTCGAGTACGCAAAACTTTATAAGCAGGCAGAGCAGACGCTCAAGGCCCTTGAGGGCTATATGAAGGCCTCGGCAGGCAGGATCATGCCAAATACCACATACTTGACAGACGAGAAGATTGCTGCGGAGCTTCTTGCCAAGGCTGGCTCCATGGAAAGGCTGGCTACCTTCCCATCGAGCACAATCCAGCTTCTTGGTGCAGAAAAGGCGCTGTTCAAGCACATTAAATTCGGGAGCAAGCCTCCGAAATACGGATCGATATTCAAGCTGCCAGCGATAAGCAATGCAAGGCACGATATACGGGGAAAGATCGCAAGAATGTATGCCGCAAAGATAGCAATGGCATTGAAGGCCGATTATTATTCCAAAAAGTTTATAGCGGACAAGCTCATGTCGGATCTTGAGGCAGGCATAAAAAAGGCAAACGAATCGCCGGAAAAGCCGAAGAAGCAGACCAGCTGGAAAATGGGCAGCACGCGCAATATTGGAAGGCAGAGGAGAAGGCGCTAG
- a CDS encoding glycine--tRNA ligase — translation MDRVSFEEFENLVVRRGIIIPSFQPYGELAGFYDYGPIGMRIRNRIEHLWRRIFIDGMGNLEISTTLIAPEQVFNASGHLKNFTDPIVVCTKCHTPYRADKLIEEFYASKNELAPKQSRPEALDEIISKNKIRCPKCGGELSKVEQFNLMMATKVGPYNAVQGYLRPETAQGIFLDFKQIFRDGGYKLPIGVGQVGKAFRNEISPRRMLIRMREFNQMELEYFFDPEEKDFEINFRGVDNRVLDEEINILTKEMQESGSKEAYKRMSIRQCIDKGFIPNRLFAFLVHEEKKFMEALGFDDKSFRFRDLVKDELPHYSRANFDLEVEFFGSYEEVCGTAYRTDFDLSNHAKFSGEDMSIISNNKKLVPHVVEVSFGLDRLFWTLSGHRLFKDEKRSWYVLALNEATAPYDYALFPLQKDEEIIKKAARIQEHLLSKGLTVFFGSSGSIGKRYAKADEVGIVRAITVDFDTLKDDTVTIRDSIDAKQRRLDYKLIK, via the coding sequence ATGGACAGAGTTTCTTTTGAGGAATTTGAGAACCTTGTAGTGAGGCGCGGCATCATAATACCATCATTCCAGCCGTACGGGGAGCTGGCAGGCTTTTATGATTATGGGCCAATCGGCATGCGCATACGCAACAGGATAGAGCATCTGTGGAGGCGCATTTTTATAGATGGCATGGGCAACCTGGAGATAAGCACTACACTAATAGCTCCGGAGCAGGTGTTTAATGCGAGCGGCCATCTAAAGAATTTTACCGACCCGATAGTGGTGTGCACAAAATGCCATACGCCATACAGGGCCGACAAGCTTATCGAGGAATTTTATGCTTCCAAGAACGAGCTTGCGCCTAAGCAGTCCAGGCCAGAGGCCCTTGACGAAATCATATCAAAGAACAAAATAAGATGCCCTAAATGCGGCGGAGAGCTTTCCAAAGTGGAGCAGTTCAACCTGATGATGGCTACAAAAGTAGGGCCATACAATGCAGTGCAGGGCTATCTAAGGCCTGAAACGGCGCAGGGCATATTCCTTGACTTTAAGCAGATATTCCGCGATGGCGGCTACAAGCTACCCATAGGCGTAGGCCAGGTCGGCAAGGCCTTCAGGAACGAGATATCGCCAAGGCGCATGCTTATACGAATGCGCGAATTCAACCAGATGGAGCTGGAGTACTTTTTTGACCCTGAAGAGAAGGACTTTGAGATAAACTTCAGGGGCGTGGACAATCGTGTTCTAGACGAGGAAATAAACATCCTTACAAAGGAGATGCAGGAGTCCGGCTCAAAAGAAGCCTACAAGCGCATGAGCATAAGGCAGTGCATTGACAAGGGCTTCATACCAAACAGGCTCTTTGCATTCCTGGTTCACGAGGAAAAAAAGTTCATGGAAGCCTTGGGCTTTGATGATAAGAGCTTCAGGTTCAGGGACCTTGTAAAAGACGAGCTGCCCCATTATTCAAGGGCCAACTTTGACCTAGAGGTGGAATTCTTCGGCTCTTACGAGGAAGTATGCGGTACTGCGTATAGGACTGATTTTGACCTTTCAAACCACGCCAAGTTTTCCGGGGAAGACATGAGCATAATAAGCAACAATAAAAAGCTCGTGCCGCATGTTGTGGAGGTAAGTTTTGGCCTTGACAGGCTATTCTGGACGCTTTCTGGGCACAGGCTTTTCAAAGACGAGAAGCGCAGCTGGTACGTGCTGGCGTTGAATGAGGCCACTGCGCCGTACGACTATGCGCTATTTCCGCTGCAAAAAGATGAAGAGATAATAAAGAAAGCAGCAAGGATACAGGAGCACCTGCTCTCCAAAGGCCTTACGGTATTCTTTGGAAGCAGTGGCAGCATAGGCAAAAGGTATGCAAAAGCCGACGAGGTAGGAATAGTGCGCGCAATAACCGTGGATTTTGACACGCTAAAGGACGATACGGTTACAATCAGGGATTCGATAGATGCAAAGCAAAGGCGCCTGGACTACAAGTTAATAAAGTAA